One Scylla paramamosain isolate STU-SP2022 chromosome 5, ASM3559412v1, whole genome shotgun sequence genomic region harbors:
- the LOC135100838 gene encoding ras-related protein Rab-9A-like, giving the protein MNNTHRRQNSRGRSTVLKVVILGDGGVGKSCLMNRFVTDRFDEHSFHTIGVEFLNKEIELGGETYTLQIWDTAGQERFKSLRTPFYRGSDMCLLTFSIDDPPSFKNLDMWRKEFVYYADVKADFPFLVVGNKVDLERKVDREEAEAWCKENGDLPYIETSAKDATNVEASFMVCLKRWANIEGRQERLPMPDTVQLDGGGSHHRLCSCSS; this is encoded by the exons ATGAATAACACTCACAGAAGACAGAACAGCCGTGGACGATCAACTGTCTTAAAG GTTGTGATTCTTGGAGATGGTGGGGTAGGCAAATCCTGCCTTATGAACCGTTTTGTAACAGACCGTTTTGATGAGCACTCCTTCCACACCATTGGAGTGGAGTTCCTGAACAAAGAGATTGAGCTGGGAGGAGAAACATACACATTACAG ATTTGGGACACAGCTGGACAAGAGCGGTTCAAAAGTTTAAGGACTCCTTTCTATCGAGGCTCAGACATGTGCCTTCTCACCTTCAGCATAGATGATCCTCCCAGCTTCAAGAATCTGGATATGTGGAGGAAGGAATTTGTATATTATGCTGATGTCAAAGCTgattttccctttcttgtcGTGGGCAATAAG GTTGACTTAGAGAGGAAAGTGGACCGCGAGGAAGCAGAAGCATGGTGTAAGGAGAATGGTGACCTTCCTTACATTGAAACCTCAGCTAAGGATGCTACCAATGTGGAGGCATCTTTTATGGTGTGCCTCAAGAGGTGGGCAAACATAGAGGGCCGCCAG GAACGACTCCCCATGCCAGACACAGTCCAGTTGGATGGTGGAGGGTCTCATCATCGACTCTGCTCCTGTTCCTCATAG